From Coffea arabica cultivar ET-39 chromosome 2e, Coffea Arabica ET-39 HiFi, whole genome shotgun sequence, the proteins below share one genomic window:
- the LOC113733132 gene encoding cathecol O-methyltransferase 1-like, whose translation MDSSSRAIDNVVVEAGLDEQEEQHFSYAMQLVTSVSLPMVLLAAIRLDVLEVIAQAGPGAQLSPWDIAAQVCPKNPDAAAMLDRMLQLLASYSVLTCSVAEADASISSQRRVYGLAPVAKYFVQNKTYGAGGGGVSLGPLLALFQDKVFIDSWYQLEDAVREGGVPFDRAYGVRAFEYPGRDPRFNEVFNKAMINHATIAINRIVERYKGFEHLKTLVDVGGGLGVTLSVITTKYPSLKGINFDLPHVIQHAPVYPGVEHVGGDMFVSVPQGDAIFMKWILHFWDDGRCLKLLKNCFKALPDDGKVIVVDPILPVVPDTSAGIKATCQSDLITMTQNPGGKERSEAEFLDLATAAGFRGIRVVCFVCNVWVMEFYK comes from the exons ATGGATTCTTCGTCAAGAGCAATCGACAATGTTGTTGTTGAAGCAGGGCTAGATGAGCAAGAAGAGCAACACTTCTCGTACGCGATGCAACTGGTCACCTCTGTATCTTTGCCCATGGTGCTGCTGGCTGCCATCCGGCTCGATGTGTTGGAGGTCATTGCCCAAGCGGGTCCAGGTGCCCAATTGTCGCCTTGGGACATTGCAGCCCAGGTGTGTCCTAAAAACCCTGATGCGGCTGCTATGCTGGATAGGATGCTGCAGCTCCTGGCTAGCTACTCGGTGCTCACCTGTTCTGTTGCCGAGGCGGATGCTAGTATCAGTAGCCAAAGAAGAGTGTATGGATTGGCACCGGTGGCCAAATACTTTGTGCAGAACAAAACATATGgagcaggaggaggaggagttTCACTAGGCCCCCTGCTTGCCTTGTTTCAAGATAAGGTCTTCATTGACAGTTG GTACCAATTAGAAGATGCAGTTCGTGAAGGAGGAGTTCCGTTTGATAGGGCATATGGTGTACGTGCATTTGAATACCCTGGTAGAGACCCCAGATTCAATGAGGTCTTCAACAAGGCAATGATCAACCACGCAACTATTGCCATTAACAGAATTGTTGAACGCTACAAAGGCTTTGAGCACCTCAAAACTTTGGTAGATGTTGGCGGTGGTCTTGGAGTTACCCTCAGTGTGATCACAACTAAATACCCAAGTCTCAAAGGGATTAATTTTGATTTGCCACATGTTATTCAACATGCACCGGTCTATCCTG GGGTAGAACATGTTGGCGGTGACATGTTTGTAAGTGTTCCACAAGGAGATGCCATTTTTATGAAG TGGATACTTCATTTTTGGGATGATGGTCGTTGCTTGAAGTTGCTAAAGAACTGTTTCAAGGCTCTACCGGATGATGGAAAGGTAATAGTCGTAGATCCAATTCTTCCTGTGGTTCCTGATACTAGTGCAGGCATCAAAGCCACTTGCCAATCTGATCTAATAACCATGACTCAAAACCCTGGAGGAAAAGAGAGATCTGAAGCAgagtttcttgatttggctacTGCAGCAGGATTTAGAGGTATAAGGGTAGTATGTTTTGTGTGTAACGTGTGGGTCATGGAGTTCTACAAGTAG